The Pseudomonas solani genome segment GCGTCAATTGGTCCTCGCCGGCGCCGGCTCGGGCAAGACCCGCGTGCTCGTGCACCGCATCGCCTGGCTGATCCAGGTGGAGCACGCCTCGCCCCACTCGATCCTCTCGGTGACCTTCACCAACAAGGCCGCCGCCGAGATGCGCCACCGCATCGAGCAGCTGCTGGGCATCAACCCGGCGGGCATGTGGGTCGGCACCTTCCACGGCCTCGCCCATCGCCTGCTGCGCGCCCACTGGCAGGAAGCCGGCCTGGCCGAGAACTTCCAGATCCTCGACAGCGATGACCAGCAGCGCCTGGTCAAGCGGGTGATCCGCGAGCTGGGCCTGGACGAGCAGCGCTGGCCGGCACGACAGGCGCAATGGTTCATCAACGGGCAGAAGGACGAGGGCCTGCGCCCGCAGCACATCCAGGCCGGCGGCGACCTGTTCCTCGGCACCATGCTGAAGATCTACGAAGCCTACGAAGCCGCCTGCGCCCGCGCCGGGGTCATCGACTTCTCCGAGCTGCTGCTGCGCGCCCTGGACCTGTGGCGCGACAAGCCGGGCCTGCTGGCCCACTACCAGCGCCGCTTCCGCCACATCCTGGTGGACGAGTTCCAGGACACCAACGCCGTGCAGTACGCCTGGCTGCGCCTGCTCGCCCAGGGTGGCGACAGCCTCATGGTGGTGGGCGACGACGACCAGTCCATCTACGGCTGGCGCGGCGCCCGCATCGAGAACATCCAGCAATTCTCCAGCGACTTCGCCGACGCCGAAACCATCCGCCTGGAGCAGAACTACCGCTCCACCGCCGGCATCCTCAAGGCCGCCAACGCCCTGATCGCCAACAACCAGGGGCGCCTGGGCAAGGAGCTGTGGACCGACGGCGAGGACGGCGAGCCCCTGGGCCTGTACGCCGCCTTCAACGAGCACGACGAAGCCCGCTACGTGGTGGAAAGCATCGAAAGCGCGCTGAAGGACGGCATGGCGCGCAGCGAGATCGCCATCCTCTACCGCTCCAACGCCCAGTCGCGGGTGCTGGAAGAGGCCCTGCTGCGGGAGAAGATCCCCTACCGCATCTACGGCGGCCAGCGCTTCTTCGAACGCGCCGAGATCAAGAACGCCATGGCCTACCTGCGCCTGCTCGACGGCCGTGGCAACGACGCCGCCCTGGAGCGGGTGATCAACGTCCCCGCCCGCGGCATCGGCGAGAAGACCGTGGAAAGCATCCGCGAATTCGCCCGCGGCCAGGACGTCTCCATGTGGGAGGCGATCCGCCTGCTGGTGGCCAACAAGGGCCTGCCGGGCCGCGCATCCGGCGCCCTGGCGGTGTTCATCGAGCTGATCGAGAACCTCGCCGCCAAGGTCCTGGAGATGCCCCTGCACCTGATGACCCAGACAGTCATCGAGCAGACCGGGCTGATCACCTACCACAAGGAAGAGAAAGGCGAGAAAGGCCAGGCCCGGGTGGAAAACCTGGAGGAACTGGTCAGCGCCGCCCGCGCCTTCGAGAACAACGAAGACGACGAGGAACTCACCCCGCTGCAGGCCTTCCTCAGCCACGCGTCGCTGGAGGCCGGTGATACCCAGGCCGACGCCTTCGAAGACAGCGTGCAACTGATGACCCTGCACAGCGCCAAGGGCCTGGAATTCCCGCTGGTGTTCCTGGTGGGCATGGAAGAAGGCCTGTTCCCCCACAAGATGAGCCTGGAGGAATCCGGCCGCCTGGAAGAGGAGCGCCGCCTGGCCTATGTCGGCGTCACCCGCGCCATGCAGCGCCTGGTGCTGACCTACGCGGAAACCCGCCGCCTGTACGGCAGCGAGACCTACAACAAGGTCTCGCGCTTCGTCCGCGAAATCCCC includes the following:
- the uvrD gene encoding DNA helicase II, which encodes MHDDLSLLLNSLNDAQRQAVAASLGRQLVLAGAGSGKTRVLVHRIAWLIQVEHASPHSILSVTFTNKAAAEMRHRIEQLLGINPAGMWVGTFHGLAHRLLRAHWQEAGLAENFQILDSDDQQRLVKRVIRELGLDEQRWPARQAQWFINGQKDEGLRPQHIQAGGDLFLGTMLKIYEAYEAACARAGVIDFSELLLRALDLWRDKPGLLAHYQRRFRHILVDEFQDTNAVQYAWLRLLAQGGDSLMVVGDDDQSIYGWRGARIENIQQFSSDFADAETIRLEQNYRSTAGILKAANALIANNQGRLGKELWTDGEDGEPLGLYAAFNEHDEARYVVESIESALKDGMARSEIAILYRSNAQSRVLEEALLREKIPYRIYGGQRFFERAEIKNAMAYLRLLDGRGNDAALERVINVPARGIGEKTVESIREFARGQDVSMWEAIRLLVANKGLPGRASGALAVFIELIENLAAKVLEMPLHLMTQTVIEQTGLITYHKEEKGEKGQARVENLEELVSAARAFENNEDDEELTPLQAFLSHASLEAGDTQADAFEDSVQLMTLHSAKGLEFPLVFLVGMEEGLFPHKMSLEESGRLEEERRLAYVGVTRAMQRLVLTYAETRRLYGSETYNKVSRFVREIPPQLIREVRLSNSVSRPVAGSNRSSGSMFAGAEVPQTGFNLGQRVQHSLFGEGTILNFEGSGAQARVQVVFESEGSKWLMLAYAKLEPL